In a single window of the Agromyces sp. H17E-10 genome:
- a CDS encoding cyclic nucleotide-binding domain-containing protein: protein MITTDELRAIPAFARLAPEAIDYLVRSVEDIHLVPGEYFAHEGDERALFIVIDGRAELTKVVNGEERVIGERVPGRFFGEVPMTLSTPFPASGRAAEPTRIIKLDVTVFYSLAAMAPSVPAFVASLARRYLDWLQTVAAEQAEPEVRVVAPRADRRAHELTGFLTRNQVAFEHVPVEPAGDGAQHPVVELPDGRRLENAGLREIAAAVGLEVEPSQRDYDVVILGAGPAGLTAAVNAAAEGLRTLVVEHLAPGGQAGTSTRIENYTGFPFGISGDELASRALKQARRLGAEIVVTRTAESLRPGGREIELDGGDVLRAPVVVVATGVEWRTLQVPGIDRFLGSGVYYGAARSDSAVARGAESPSWVPATRRDRPPSSSRASRGR, encoded by the coding sequence ATGATCACGACCGACGAGCTACGCGCGATCCCCGCGTTCGCACGGCTCGCTCCCGAGGCGATCGACTATCTCGTCCGCTCGGTCGAGGACATCCACCTCGTGCCCGGAGAGTACTTCGCCCACGAGGGCGACGAACGAGCGCTGTTCATCGTGATCGACGGCCGCGCCGAACTCACGAAGGTCGTCAACGGCGAAGAGCGCGTCATCGGCGAGCGCGTTCCCGGTCGGTTCTTCGGCGAGGTGCCGATGACGCTCAGCACGCCGTTCCCGGCGAGCGGCCGTGCTGCCGAGCCGACGCGCATCATCAAGCTCGACGTGACCGTGTTCTACTCGCTCGCGGCGATGGCCCCCTCGGTGCCGGCCTTCGTCGCATCGCTCGCGCGACGGTACCTCGACTGGCTGCAGACGGTGGCCGCCGAGCAGGCCGAGCCGGAGGTGCGCGTGGTCGCCCCGCGCGCCGATCGCCGCGCGCACGAGCTCACCGGGTTCCTCACGCGCAACCAGGTCGCATTCGAGCACGTGCCGGTCGAACCGGCGGGCGACGGTGCGCAGCATCCCGTCGTCGAGCTGCCCGACGGGCGTCGCCTCGAGAACGCCGGGCTCCGCGAGATCGCCGCAGCAGTCGGCCTCGAGGTGGAGCCGTCGCAGCGCGACTACGACGTCGTCATCCTGGGCGCGGGCCCGGCCGGCCTGACCGCTGCCGTGAACGCCGCCGCCGAGGGGCTGCGCACGCTCGTCGTCGAGCATCTCGCGCCAGGCGGGCAGGCCGGCACGTCCACCCGCATCGAGAACTACACCGGCTTCCCGTTCGGCATCTCGGGCGACGAGCTCGCGAGTCGCGCGCTCAAGCAGGCGCGGCGGCTCGGCGCCGAGATCGTGGTGACACGCACGGCCGAGTCGCTCCGACCCGGCGGGCGCGAGATCGAGCTCGACGGCGGCGACGTGCTCAGGGCGCCCGTCGTGGTCGTCGCGACGGGCGTCGAGTGGCGCACGCTGCAGGTGCCGGGCATCGACCGGTTCCTCGGCAGCGGGGTGTACTACGGTGCCGCCCGCAGCGACTCGGCGGTGGCCCGCGGCGCCGAGTCGCCATCGTGGGTGCCGGCAACTCGGCGGGACAGGCCGCCCTCTTCTTCTCGCGCTTCGCGCGGTCGGTGA
- a CDS encoding NAD(P)/FAD-dependent oxidoreductase, giving the protein MGAGNSAGQAALFFSRFARSVTMLVRGETLATSMSRYLVDQIAANDAIHVETRSEIAAVHGGRTVEGVEVLGRATGTTTTRPFTTVFVMIGADAVTGWLPPGVARDEHGYVLTGADAAASPQWTLERRPFGLETSAPGVFAVGDVRSGSVKRVAAGVGEGGMAIAYAHRYLALDA; this is encoded by the coding sequence GTGGGTGCCGGCAACTCGGCGGGACAGGCCGCCCTCTTCTTCTCGCGCTTCGCGCGGTCGGTGACCATGCTCGTGCGCGGCGAGACGCTCGCGACGAGCATGTCGCGATACCTCGTCGACCAGATCGCGGCGAACGACGCTATCCACGTCGAGACCCGCAGCGAGATCGCCGCCGTCCATGGCGGCCGTACCGTCGAAGGCGTCGAGGTGCTCGGCCGGGCGACGGGCACAACGACCACGCGGCCGTTCACGACGGTTTTCGTGATGATCGGCGCCGACGCGGTCACCGGATGGCTGCCCCCCGGGGTCGCACGCGATGAACACGGTTACGTGCTCACGGGGGCCGATGCCGCCGCGTCCCCGCAGTGGACGCTCGAGCGAAGGCCGTTCGGCCTCGAGACGAGCGCGCCGGGCGTCTTCGCCGTCGGCGACGTGCGCTCGGGCTCGGTCAAGCGCGTCGCCGCAGGCGTCGGCGAAGGCGGGATGGCGATCGCGTACGCGCACCGGTATCTCGCGCTCGACGCGTGA